The genomic window CATCCTTTTTGATTGCCAACGCATTGTTGAGGCTTCCGTAAAACCCACCATTTTCCCGGTCAAGGGTGTGGGCTATATGAAACGGCAAAATATTGGTTTTGAGTTCCTGCTCTACCTCAGCCTGATAGTGTTTCAAATTTCCAATCATTTCAAGCTCTCTTTTACCTATGGGGTTGAACGTTTAGGTTCTGTTGACATTTTGGCTCTTGCAAGTGGTTCACTCAAACCAGATACTTCCCACCGATAAACCATTTGACGCCGAGCAGTATAGCTCGGCCATTATTATCGGATTACAGTTGGGGCGGTTTCCGGCGTTTCAGGCTGACCAGCCCGCCATTAAGTCCAAGGGATGTTAGTGCATTTCGGCAGTGCAAACGCCGATATTGGGACGATAAAAATTGAATTGCACATGGGGATGATCGGCCAGCAACGACATCGGCACGGCGCTGTCGGGTATCTTTTTGGAGATCATCAGGGTGGTCAAGCGCATGCCAAACGGGTTATCGTGGGCGCCGGCATGCCAAATGGATACCTTTTCCGCTTTCCATGTTTCTACCGGGCCAACGGTAAGCGCCTGACCGGGCACGTTTTGCACCACACCGCCCCCAGAGGTACGCGCGTTTTGGATAAGCGTCATCGGGTGCAGATCAACCAGGCGGGTGGTCAGTTTACGGTATTCTTCCGGCGAGGGAGGAGCGTTTTTGTATTGGCCCTGGCGCGGGAGCGGATCATTAAAAGCCCAATGTTTTACTTCGCCCTGGCCGCCCTGCATCACCACACAGCGCGCCTGGTCCCAACTGGCCAGGTATTCACTCAGGTCGGTGCGGGGAAAGTGCAAATTTTCTTCGGGCATGCGCAGGTCTGGCCGGATTAGATTGAAACACAACTCCCGATCCGCTTTTTCAAAACTCAGGTGGTGGGTGACGGGCACAGACTGCCCATCAAGCACCCATTCATCCATGGCCCAAAAATGGGCATGGCACAGATCCAGCTCCAATTCATTTACCAGCCGGGCCACCAGCGGCAGTTGTTCGGTAGGGCCAATGGGGCCGCAAATACCGGCCGGTTGGCCGGCCGTGGCTTGCCTCCAGGCGGTGATGTATTCCAGGGCTTCGGCCAGATAAAAATCTTCGATGGTGTGATAGAACTTTACCGTAAAACCGGGCCGTGAAAGCTGCAAGAGATCATCGGCCGTCAGCCGGGCCGCCTCATCCAGAATTTCACGGTCCAGGGTGGTGTAATCCCACCAATCGGGAGCAACTTTGCTCAAGGGTCTCATTTTTTACCTCCAATTAGTATTTCAATAACGTCCCATAAACGCCCGGCTCGGAGCCTTCAATCTCAATGGCCCCAACCAAGTTGGCGTAAAATTCCTTTGGCCCCACCCAGGGGATAATGGCATAGGCATATCCCTGCGCCGCCATTTCGTGCAGGCACTTCAAGAGGAGAGCTTTGCCGATGCCCCGCCCCCGCTGCGCTTCGTCAACGCCAACGGGGCCAAAAAAATTCCGGCATACTGCATCATAACAAGTGAAGCCAAACAATTGGCGCTGAGCGGCGTCAACGGCAATCAGGCAGGCGATCGGCACTTGGGCAAAAGCCACGTCACATTCACTGATCCACAAGGGGCTGAAGCGTTTGGCCACCCAGTTGATGACCATGTGTTTTTCGGCAGCCAGCGCACGGCGAATCTCCACGCCTTCCTCTCGCTGCCGGGCCAGCACCGGCTCCAGGGGGGGTAAGTTGTACAATTTAACCAGCATATCGGCCATAGCAGGAGAGCTTCTTTCTACAGCGTCCTGGCCGCAGCAAACAGATGATCCAGCAACGTGTTGACCTCAGACTCGGTCCAGAAGGGATTGGTGTCAAGGGCCACGGTGCGGGCCGTAATGTCCAGGGTGCGGGGGCACATATCCGGCGCGTACTTTACCTGGCCGGTGTAGTGGGGCGGCCCCCACACGTTCCACTGCGGGCTGACGTTGGCTTTGTTCATAATAAATTCCCAATTGGCATAGATGTGGCGGCCGGTGTTGATGGGCCGCACCGCGCCCAAATTGCGCTCATTCAACAACGCCTCAAACCGGGCCGCTGTTTCCACCGTATCAAATTGAAAATGCAGGGTGGTGCCGCAATCACCTTCAAGGTCGTTGGTAGGGGCGGGAGTGAGAGAGCCGGCCACCGTATCGTGGACACGCTGTTTGATCGGCCGCATACCGGCCAGGAATGAATCCAGACGGCCCAACTGCACCAGGGCAAAAGCGCCCAGCACTTCGTTCATGCGGTAGTTGATGCCGGGGATAACGGGTTTATCTTCAGGAATATCCTCGCCCCAAAAACTGACCCCACAATCGTGGTGCATACGCATCCGGTCATACACGGCGCGATTTTGGGTTACGGCCACGCCGCCTTCGCCAACGCCGATGATCTTGTAAAAATTGAGACTAAATGCTCCGGCATCGCCCAAGCTATCCAAGGGCCGGCCCTTGTATGCGCCGCCAACCGCCTGGCAGGCGTCCTCAATGACGTATAGATTGTGTTCCCGAGCCAATTCCAGGAGCGGATCAAGGTTACAGGGGATACCCGCCATGTGCACCGGGATGATGGCCTTGGTATGCGGCGTGATTTTCCGGCGCACGTCGTTTACGTCCAGGGTCAGCGTTTCATCAATTTCGACAATCACCGGCACGGCCCGCGCCTCAACCACGGCAGCGGCCGTGGCAATAAAGGTGTAACCGGGCACAATTACCTCGTCGCCGGGGCCAATACCCAGCCCCACCAGGGCGCAGACCAGCGCCGCCGTGCCGCCGGTAACGGCCACCGCATAAGGCGACTGCATGCGGGCGGCGAATTTCTGTTCAAATTGTTCCACCTGGTGCAGGCTGTTTGGCTCGCCGCCGTAACGAAACAGCCAACCGGCTTCTATCACCTTGCCAATGGCTTCCAGTTCTTCCTGTCCAAATTTGTACATAAGGATGATCCTTTCTTTTTAACAATGAAGGCTCTGTAAACTATGAGCCGGTACTCTGATATTGGTTCAGCCCAATCCGCCA from Anaerolineae bacterium includes these protein-coding regions:
- a CDS encoding glucosamine-6-phosphate isomerase; amino-acid sequence: MRPLSKVAPDWWDYTTLDREILDEAARLTADDLLQLSRPGFTVKFYHTIEDFYLAEALEYITAWRQATAGQPAGICGPIGPTEQLPLVARLVNELELDLCHAHFWAMDEWVLDGQSVPVTHHLSFEKADRELCFNLIRPDLRMPEENLHFPRTDLSEYLASWDQARCVVMQGGQGEVKHWAFNDPLPRQGQYKNAPPSPEEYRKLTTRLVDLHPMTLIQNARTSGGGVVQNVPGQALTVGPVETWKAEKVSIWHAGAHDNPFGMRLTTLMISKKIPDSAVPMSLLADHPHVQFNFYRPNIGVCTAEMH
- a CDS encoding GNAT family N-acetyltransferase; the protein is MADMLVKLYNLPPLEPVLARQREEGVEIRRALAAEKHMVINWVAKRFSPLWISECDVAFAQVPIACLIAVDAAQRQLFGFTCYDAVCRNFFGPVGVDEAQRGRGIGKALLLKCLHEMAAQGYAYAIIPWVGPKEFYANLVGAIEIEGSEPGVYGTLLKY
- a CDS encoding aminotransferase class I/II-fold pyridoxal phosphate-dependent enzyme, with amino-acid sequence MYKFGQEELEAIGKVIEAGWLFRYGGEPNSLHQVEQFEQKFAARMQSPYAVAVTGGTAALVCALVGLGIGPGDEVIVPGYTFIATAAAVVEARAVPVIVEIDETLTLDVNDVRRKITPHTKAIIPVHMAGIPCNLDPLLELAREHNLYVIEDACQAVGGAYKGRPLDSLGDAGAFSLNFYKIIGVGEGGVAVTQNRAVYDRMRMHHDCGVSFWGEDIPEDKPVIPGINYRMNEVLGAFALVQLGRLDSFLAGMRPIKQRVHDTVAGSLTPAPTNDLEGDCGTTLHFQFDTVETAARFEALLNERNLGAVRPINTGRHIYANWEFIMNKANVSPQWNVWGPPHYTGQVKYAPDMCPRTLDITARTVALDTNPFWTESEVNTLLDHLFAAARTL